The genomic interval ATATGTCCTCTAAATGATGGATTTTCGTCATCCATCGTTATAAACAAACCATTTTCAATCCAAATCTGACTCATCCTGCGTCTCTCCCTCTTTGGCTAAATAATAGGCTAAGCTAAGCAATTCCCTTGTGAAATCAGCATTATGTATTCGCATTTCATCCGGTACTCGTAGAATAGCAGGGGCAAAATTCAATATTCCTTCTATGCCTGCTTCGACAAATTGATTAGCTACATTTTGTGCTTCAAATGCTGGAACGGTAATGATGCCGATCCGAATATTTTGCTCTGCAACCGTTGCAGCAAGCTCACTCATCGGCATGACAATCAAATTATTAATGCTCGTTCCGATTTTGCTCGGATGTACATCGAACACGGCGGTAATCTGCATATTATCCTTGGAGTATTTATTGTAATTGCATAGGGCATGACCTAGATTGCCCGCTCCAACCAACGCAACCTTTATCGTCTGATCAACCTTCAAAATTTGACGTATCTTCTCAATTAAATATACAACATCGTAGCCTACGCCTTTCCGTCCAAACTCTCCGAAATAAGCGAGATCTTTACGAATTTGAGCAGGATTTAAATCAAGCTTAGTGCCTAAATCCTGCGAAGAAATGGTCTGAATCTCACGATTAAGCATTTCATTTAGTACTTGCAAATAAACGGGAAGCCTTCTGACGACAGCCTCCGATATTTTCGTTTGCTTCATCGTTTTTCCTCCTCTTCGCTAGACACAGCTTTATTTTCCTGCGGCAATGCTGCATTTTCATCCGTTAACCATTCTCTCATTCGCACTACCATTTGATCCATATGCATCGTTTCGATTTTTGGTCCTGGCAGTGAATATAAGAAGTGTTTACCGTAGTAAGTGTCGATTACCCTAGTATCATATATGATTACGATCCCTTTGTCTTGTGAAGTCCTTACTAGACGGCCAAAGCCTTGTTTAAAGCGAATAACGGCTTGGGGAATCGACAATTTCATAAAAGGATTTTGTTTCTGCCGCTGCAGCATCTCGGCTTTTGCTTCCACTAAGGGATGGTTAGGCGGTTGGAATGGCAAACGAACGATGGCAAGGCAAATCAGAGCTTCTCCGGGTATATCTACACCTTCCCAGAAGCTGCTCGTGCCAAGTAAAACGGACTCTGGCGTTTGACGGAAACGTCTTGTAAGCTTCGTGCGATTCCCGCTGTCTATTCCTTGTCCGAGCACTTGAATACCTGCAACGCTTAAAAGCTCTTTAAGCGGCTCGTAGACCTGCCTCAGCATGCGATAGGACGTAAACAGCACTAGCATTCTGCCCTTCGTTTCCTTTGCAGCATCAGAAAGCGATTTTACAAGCATATCCAAATAGGTGTCATCTACAGCTGCTCCCTTGAGTACTGGGAAGTTGCGTGGAATGACAACTAATGCCTGCTCCCGGTAATTAAACGGAGAAGGCAATTGAACGGTTTTAAGCCTGCCCTGCTGTTCGTATCCAGTTAACCCAAGCTGCTCCTCCGCGTATTGAAAAGATTTTTGCACAGATAACGTTGCAGAGGTTAATACGATACTTTCTTTGACATCAAAAAAATATTTTTGCAGCTGAGCGCTTACATCTACTGGGACACCGTATAGCTGCACAGATCTGTAGCGGTATACGCTGCTTGCTTCAATCCAAAACACAGAGTCCGCAAGCTCTAAGGTGATAAACGTTCTAAGCTCATCCTTAAGTCGAGACAAATCACGTACCGCGCCATTTAAATCCGTTATTATCGCTTGAACACCGGAATCGTCAACACGGTCTTTAATATCGGTAACCATTTTATCGACGGTTCGAATGACTCGGTTAAGTTCAGTGTGGATATTTCCTTCAACCGTAACACCGTCCTCCCAGCCTGCTGGAAGCTCGTTTTTCTTAAGGCGGCATACCGACTGACCATTCTCAGTTGGTCCATCCGATGAAGTTGAAGTAAAGCTATAAAACATTTCAAACAGCTTATCCCAGTGCTCCTTAATTTCTTGGAAAATAGGAATAACGGTATCAATCGTCTCTAACCAGGAAGCTTGATGTGCGTCATCCTCATACATTAGCTTCTGGCGAAGCCCAGGCAATAATCCAGAGCGCGCATCTTTATAAAGCCGAAGAACAGCCTGCGTCAAAGAGAAGTAGTTAATTTGCATACCTAGATGCTTGCCGGCAACCTCTTCCACATGATGTGCTTCATCAATAATGAGATGAGTATAGGAAGGCAATAAACGATGATCAGCTTGAACATCAGTAAATAACATGGAATGATTTGTTATCGTAACATCAGCAATGTTTGCTTCATGCTTCGCGCGATGATAAAAACATCTTTTGAACCAAGGACAAGCTCGATTTAGGCATGAATCCGTATCGCTCGCTACTGTAGACCAAAACTCAGCACCCTTGTTGCCGAAGTTAAGCTCCTCCTGATCGCCAGTTTCCGTTTCTCCAAGCCATACGACCATTTGAGCAGCTGTAACCGTATCCTCAATCGGCGATACAAGATCTTTTGTGTTGATTTTACCTTCAAATTTGCGCAAGCATAAATAATTCCCTCTGCCTTTAAAGATCGAAGCTCTAAACTCAAATGGCAGTATTTCCTCAAGCAATGGCAAATCGCGTTGACGAAGCTGCTCCTGCAAATTGATTGTATGCGTACTAACGACAACTTTTTTGCCGTTCTGAATGCCATAATAAAGCGCAGGAATTAAATAACCAAGTGACTTTCCTGTTCCTGTCCCTGCTTCTATAAGTAAATGCTGATTCTGATTTAGAGCGCTGTATACCTCTTGAAACATGGCTACCTGCGCTTCTCTTTCCTCATAATTCTCGAATTTCTGTTCGAAGCGTTGTCTTACTTCAGCTAAATAATTGTCAAATGAAACATCCGTTAATGGCAGCACACTTGTGCCGCCTGAACGCGGAGGCTGTTCATCGCTCCATTCGCGAACCTTCAATGCAAATTGATTAAAATAGTCATATTCATTCGATTCGAATACAGTACTATATTCCATCTGCTGCCCAGTATGCTTAATAAACCAGCTCAAATCGCTGCCGTCATCTACAAGCGTGGAAAGCCGCTGCAAAGTAAGCAGCGGCAATTTGCGAAGCTTTTTTACCGTTTCAATTAGTAATAGCGCAGTTGCATTTGCATCGCTGTCCGCGCGGTGATGTTGATCATGCGGTATTCCAAAGAGCTCAGAAACAGCTCCAAGCTGATACGTATTAATTGTAGGATATAAAATTCGTAATAATTCAATGGTATCCAGCCTGCGTCCTGCAAAAGGGCGCCGACCGCATCGTGCTAATGCTTGGTTTAAAAAACCGGCGTCAAAGCCAACGTTATGAGCGACCAAAACGGCATCATCCAATAATGGAACTAACCCTGCAATAACCTCTTTGAGAGTTGGGGCATCCGCAACGACCGTTTCATCTATGCCTGTTAATTGTGTAATGAAGGCCGGTATCGGGATATTAGGTCGAACAAAGGAGCTATACGTATCGATAATTTCAAGCTCCTCTGAAACGATGACTAGCCCAACCTGCAAAATATCATCATCCGAGCTGTGTCCCGTCGTTTCTAAATCCAATACTGCAAATTTCATTTATTCCCCGATCCTCTCACAAACAGCACAGCTCCGTGCTTCCGAAATATAACGATAAGTGCTTGGGTGTTTCTTGACATGATTTCAAATTGTTTAACGGATCCTTGAAGCTGGGACAGACCTCATAAGCTTTCATAAATAATTGTTCTGCTTGTGCCAAATTCATTTGCACCGCTTGAATGCATCCTAGCGCATTATAGCCCATTGCAAGCCATTTGGGGAAGTCCGTCAATACAATCAGCAATTGAAAATGCCGCTGAGCTTCACTCCAGTTCTGGAGGTGCATCTGAGTCATGCCCAAAAACAGTCTAGCCAAATTACATTCCGGCGATTGTAAAATAGCCGCTTGAAATTGCACTGCTGCTTGCGAAAACATAAATAGCTTGTAGTAGCCCTGTCCTTTGGAGATGACCGCAGCAAGCTCGTCCGAGATTTCAAAATCTGAAGCTGGACTGCTGACTGCGATACTTACAGGTACACTTGATTGAACCGCCCCTTCTGGGGATTGTTCCTGAACTTGCGATACTGCTGCTTGATCGCCTTGCTGCTCCTTGAACTCAGAAAACTTCTCTTCAAATTCAAGCCATTGTTCAATAAATGTGTCACTTACTTTTTTGAGCTCAAGCATTTGCTGTTCGAACTGCTGCTTTTCACTTGCACCTGCACCATCGTACTGTTCAATAATTTGATCAAGCATTTCGTTCATGGATGAAAACATATGCTGGAACATACCGCATCCCGCCTTCGCCAAAGAATTAAGGAGTGTTATGTTCATTTTTTGTTTCAACGCCGCTTTTCATACAGCATCCCATTCGTTACATAATACAGGGATTAACGTAGTGAAAGATCAAATTACAGGATTGTTGCGTGCAGCTCTTCGTTTAAAATGGTCAAGGGACGATTGTTCGCATCCAAAATCGTTACAATCGGTTTGTGTACTTTAGCATCAGCGTCAGTCATCATCGCATAAGAAATGATAATCACCTGGTCACCTGGCTGAACTTGTCTAGCGGCTGCGCCATTCAAGCAAATTACGCCAGATCCGCGTTCACCTGTTATGACATAAGTCTCAAAGCGAGCACCATTATTATTGTTAACGATTTGAACCTTTTCATTTTCCCATATGTTAGCTGCATCCATCAAATCTTCATCTATTGTAATGCTACCGACATAATTCAGGTTCGCTTCCGTTACTGTTGCCCGGTGCAACTTGGATTTCATCATCGTTCTGAACATGCTGGTTCACCTCCGCTATCTGTAATATCCGATTATCTATAAGCCTTGTTGCGCCAAACTTAACTGCTAATGCCAAAATTAGCGGTTGCTGAATCGTATTTAATAAAACTTTTGCATCCAGCACCTGCAGGGATGGATAGTGAAGCAGCTCCACATAATCAATTACAGCTTCACTCGCTTTCACCAATTGCAGCTTAACTTTAGCCTCCAGCCGCTCAGCGGTCATATCAGGCTCATTCATCCAGTCAGAAGCCTGCTGCAGCGTTTTGGACAATACGACTGCCTGCTCACGCTGCTCCGCATTAAGAAAAACGTTTCTTGAGCTTAAAGCAAGACCATCCGGTTCACGAACGATTGGACTTGGCACAATTTCCACTGGAAAATTAAGATCTCCAACCATTTGCTGAATGACAGCAACCTGCTGAGCATCCTTCATGCCAAAATAAGCACGATCAGGAGCAACCAAATGAAACAGCTTGCTAACTACCGTTCCCACTCCGTCAAAATGTCCAGGTCTGGAAGCGCCGCATAAACGATCCGTTACCTGATTGACAATGACCATTGTCAGCGGCTTATTCGGATACATTTCTTGAACGGAAGGAATAAACACGATGTCGATCCCGCATTCTTCTGCAAGCGCAAAATCACGCTTCTCATCTCGTGGATACCGATCCAAATCTTCATTAGGTCCAAATTGTAGTGGATTAACAAATATGCTAAGCACAGCGGTATCATTTTCGGCATGTGCTTGGCGCATTAAGGAAGCGTGACCTTCATGCAAATAACCCATAGTTGGCACAAAACCAATGCTTTTATTTTCCTTGCGAACAGCAGTTAACTGCTGCTTTAGCTCAGCTTTCGTGCGGCAAATGATCATTTCAATTTGACCTCCTTATTCGCGAGGTCCTTATTTTCAGTTATGTTAAGATTGCTGCTCTCAGAGGAGCCGCCATACAAAGAAGGAATATGGGCTGGTTGTGCATTAAACACATGCTCTTCTTCAGGAAACTGGCCTGTTTTCACATCGTCTACATAAGATTGAATCGCATTTCTAATGGTTGTTCCAATATCTGCATAGGTTTTTACGAATTTTTTCTCAAAATAAGGAGATGAATATTGCAAAATATCATGATATACAAGCACTTGGCCATCGCAGCCGCGTCCTGCACCAATTCCGATAATCGGAATGGAAAGCATTTCGCTGATCATTGTAGCGATTGGTTCAGTTACTAGTTCAAGAACGATACTAAAAGCACCTGCTTCTTCCAGCGCCTTCGCATCTTTCACTAGCTGCTCCACTTCGGCATCTAATTTACCTTGCACTTTGTACCCGCCAAGCTGATGAACCGATTGTGGCGTCAGGCCGATATGTCCCATAACAGGGATGCCTGCTTTGACAAGCGCGGATACATCAGCTGCAATTTCAACGCCACCCTCCAGCTTTACAGCCTGAGCACCGCCTTCTTGCATAATTTTCGCAGCATTGCGCAGTGTTGCTTCACGTCCAATACCATAAGTCATAAAGGGCATATCAGCAACGATAAACGTTTGCTGCGCACCCCTAGCAACTGATCTTGTATGATAAACAATGTCATCAATGGTTACCGGGATGGTAGTCTCATATCCAAGTACAACGTTCCCGAGTGAATCTCCAACCAAAATGACATCAATTCCAGCTTCTTCAGCAAGCTTGGCTGAAGGATAATCGTAAGCTGTCAAAACGGAAATCGCATTGCGGTCCTGCTTCATCTTCTTCATTTTTGTAATCGTCAGTCGTTTCCTCATCAGCTTTCATCCTCCCGTTCAATGATAGGATAAACACAAAAAAACCTTTTAGCCGCTGCCAAAAAGGTCCCCAAACTGAAAAGGAAACGTTTGCTTGTTGTGCTTCCTTCTGTCTCGGTCCCTACGGCTCAGAGCAGAGTGTGCATTCCCAACCATTTACATCGTATTTTTATCATCAGTGCAGCTTCCTTAGAATACCGCCTGATGACTTTAGTTTACCAAACTTTCTTCATTACGTAAACGACTAGTAATGCGTTATAAAGGTTCGCCCATCTCTGCAGAGAAAACAGGCTTAATGGAGCCGTCCTCCAGTTGAATGCGAATAGCGCCGCTCTCTTCTAATCCAATCGGAATTCCAACCAATTCGCCTTGTGGTGTTGTAAGGCGCACCGTTTTGCCCAAAGATACGGACAAAGCTTCCCATAACGTTACAATCGGGCTAAAGCCTTGCTCCTGATAGAGGAAATACAACTGCTCCCATTCCTTCAGAAAATCAGCAATAACTTCTTCTCTTGACCATTTCTGCTGGCCGCTGATGCGAAGTGATGTTGCTTTCTCCAGCAATTCCGCTGGGTAATCAGCTTCTTCTAGATTTACGCTAATGCCTATCCCTGCAATAACATATCGAAGTCTTTCGTCTTCTGCTGCTGATTCAAGCAAAATACCGCTAATTTTTTTACCTTCAATTAGCAAATCATTTGGCCATTTAATTCCAATTGGCAGCCCAGTTAAACGCTTCAGGCTGCGGCATAACGCTACCGCTGTCAATAAGGTAAGCTGCGGTGCAAAATGAATCGGTACGGAAGGACGCAGCACCATGCTCATCCAAATGCCTTTGCCGCGCGGCGAGATCCATCCTCGTCCCATACGGCCGCGGCCTTTAACCTGCTGCTCAGCAACAAATAAGGTACCCTCCAAGGCGCCTTCTTCTGCTGCAGCACGTGCAAGATTTTGAGTGGATTCCACCGTTTCAAAATAATGAATATGCTGTCCAAATATGTTGCCCTGCAGCTGATTTTCAAGTTTCACTACAGACAGCATGTCCGGTATGCTTAGAAGTCGATAACCAAGACGTCTTGAAGCTTCAAATTGATAACCAGCCGCTTCAAGCTTGCGAATATGCTTCCATATCGCCGTTCTGCTGACGCCGAGCTCTTGGCTAATGTTTTCTCCCGACACATATTCACCTGGTTTGTCTATAAACAATTGAAGCAAGAGCTCCTGATTCATCTGCGCGTGCCTCCTAAAATAATGCAAAACAATCTGCTGTGAATGTTATTGTTCATCGCTCGAGCGACGCTTGCTCAAGCAAAACATTTCGTTCATTCTCAATCTCACCGAGTGCTGTTAGCAATAGTAATTTGCTTAATGTTTCACTAACCCATGGACCAGCATCTCGTTGCAAATGATTTGTTAGATCCTTGCCGGTCACTTTAAGCTGCTTAAGTGATGAAACGGTCAATAAATCACTCCAGTTCTCCAAACGTCTTAGAAACGCAGCAGTGAAGGCTAGCTCTTGCTTCTCTAGCGTTCGCATAACATGAATCCATTCGCCGCAAATCCCTTTTCCATAACGAATGACAAGGCTTAACCAGCTCGAGTGAAGCTCACGCTCATTAGTTTGCGTCGAGACAACTAGCATTTCTTTATGTATCGCTACAATTGTACTTATGGTCTTACTGCGCGTATTTGAAAATTTCAACACTTGCAGCGCCTGCTGCGCTGCCTCAACAGATAAATGCAACCCTATTGCCAGTGCCGCCCAGCGAGAATCAACAGCTGTCAGCTCATGCAAGCGAGAATAAATCGTTTGTGCTTGGTCTCCGTGTCCCATCTCTTTCAGCGATAACAATGTTTCTTCATGGAAGGACTCCTTCAAATGAAACAAAAGTCCGCTTGCGGCAACAAAATGCAGCGCTCTTTGCGGAGCAGTTCCAGCTACCATTTTATCTAGCTCGACTTGCACACGCTCCATCGCAATATAATTTAACAGCTCGCGATAACGAATGACTGCTTTCCATGTTCGGAGCGAAGGAGTGAGCCTGTAGACGCCAATAAATCTGACCGCTCTTAACATACGAAGCGCATCCTCTTGAAAACGTGCGTTCGGATCGCCGACTGAGCGAAGCCTCTTGGATTGCAAATCATAAATTCCGCCATATGGATCATAAAGCGTACCATCGCTATAAAGCGCCATCGCGTTCATCGTAAAATCACGGCGCAGCAAATCACCGTCAAGTTCGGTAATATAAAGGACACTTTCTGGCTTGCGATGATCCTCATATGCAGATTCTTGCCTAAACGTCGTCACTTCATATGTGATGTTGTCTTGTATAACCGTTATCGTGCCATGCTGCAAGCCCGTTGGTATGCATCGCTCAAACAGCTCAAGCACCTGCTCTGGACGAGCAGATGTAGCGATATCAACGTCTTTGATTGGTATATCTAAATACGTATCACGAACTGCGCCTCCCACAAAAACGGCTTCGAAATGATGCTCTCGAAGCCGCTCAATGATAGGCAATGCAGCTATGATCGGTGTTGATAATGAAAGCTGCATGTCATACACCTCTTCTTGCAGGGGAAATGATTAGCTATCGCTGCAAACAGCGATTGGCAAATCTGCCTCTATGCCGAGTACCCGATAATAGATCTGCTCATATTGTGTTGTAATTACGTCATTACAAAACTCGTTTCTTGCTCTAAACATACAAGCCTGCTTAAACTGCTCATGCAGCTTCTCATTCGTAAGCAGCCTCTCCGTATTTTTAGCCATATCTTCGACATCGCCGATCTCTGACAAAAATCCAGTTTCTCCATGGGTAACAAGCTCCGGAATACCACCAGCGTTAGAACCAATAGTTGGAACGCCGCAAGCCATTGCCTCAAGCGCAACAAGCCCGAAGCTTTCTTTCTCTGATGGAAGCAACAGCACATCTGCCATTGAAATGACTTGTGCAACATCCTCTTGCTTGCCCAGAAAATGGACACGGTCTTCAAGGCCAAGCTGGCGAATGCGGCATTGAATTTTTGAGAGCTCAGGTCCTTCACCAACTAAGAGAAGTTTCGAAGGAACCTTTTCGGAAACGCGAGCAAATATTTCAACTACATCCCCAACTCGTTTAACCGGACGGAAATTAGAAATATGCATCAAAATTTTCTCATTAGGAGCCGCATAATCAGCTCGCAAGGAAACGGCATCGCGTGGATAATAAACACGTTTATCAACAAAATTATAGGTTAAATCAATTGGTGTCGTAATATCAAGCAGTTGTCTAGTCTCTTGAATCAGATCCCTTGAAACGGCAGTTACAGCGTCGCTTTGATGGATCGCAAGACGAATTAAAGCTTTTAACGATTCATCCTGAGCCAGCACCGTTATGTCCGTGCCATGCAGCGTTGTGACCGTTTTTAAGCCATCGCCATTCATCTGCTTCGCCAAATAGGCGCAAACCGCATGAGGCACCGCATAATGGACATGAAGCAAGTCAAGCTGCTGCATTTTTGCTACCTGTGCCATCTTGCTTGCTAAAGCTAGATCATAAGGGGGGTAACGAAACACATAATAATCATTAACTTCTACCTCATGATAAAAAATATTTTTATTAAAGTGTCCTAATCGAAAAGGAATACTGTGTGTAATAAAATGAATTTCATGACCACGTTCTGCCAGTAATTTACCTAATTCGGTTGCAACTACGCCCGATCCGCCCAAGGTAGGATAACAGGTAATACCAATCTTTAATTTTCTCGCCACTGTTGTCGCACCTCCTGTGTTCGTTACGTATAACTATTGTATTACACAAGAGCTGTACGAATTGTCAAAAATATTGTATGGCGTGAGGACGCTTAATTGCGAAACCCTCTGCATATGCCCAGCCTCTTGCTTGTCCAAGCAATGAATCACGTGCTTCTACTCGTTCTATGTAATGATTCGTTAATGGCGTAGCCACTCGGTCGGAGCCTGCTGCCGCATCGAATTGTGAACGGTAAGCAAGCAGCGCGTTTCTTTTGGTTGCTTGAAAATCACTAATATCAACGGTTAACGATACTTGATCCACATCATTTATATAGTAATAAATAAGCTGTGATACCTGTACGGCAGGCAGCTCCGGCATATAGCGGCGCAGCTTGGCGTTAAACACAGCTTCTTCAATTAATCTACTGCAAGCCACATGATCGGGATGACGATCTACCCAGTAAGGGGCAAATACAACCCGCGGCTTAAAATAACGAATTTCTGCTACAATACGTTCGATTTGATCGCGTGAAGGCTCCAAACCCCGATCAGGCAAACCCAAATTAGTACGAGCATGCAGTCCAAGCACTTTGGATGCTTGATCCGCTTCTTGTTTCCTCAGCTCAACCGTTCCGTTTGAAGACATCTCTGCCATCGTTAAATCACATATGCCGACCTTATAGCCAGCTTGTATATGTTTGGCGATGGTACCGCCCATTCCAATTTCAGCATCATCCGCATGAGCGCCAAAAACGAGAATATCGAGTTCTGTCGTCATTATTCAATACCTGGTTTATATTTATGGACAAGCTCTCGCCAAGCAAAATCACCGCGTTCAAGTGCTTTAACCAGCAGTTCAGCAGACGCTACGTTAGTAGCAACCGGTATGCCTTGTACATCGCATAAACGCAGCAAAGCAATAATATCCGGCTCATGAGGTTGTGCCATTAATGGGTCGCGTAAGAAGATAATTAAATCCATTTCATTTTGGGCAACCATCGCACCGATTTGTTGATCGCCGCCGAGCGGGCCTGACATGAACCGATGAATGGACAAGTTCGTTTGTTCCATTATCCGTGTTCCCGTCGTGCCAGTAGAGTATAGCTTATGCGGTACAAATACTTTCTCATAAGCGATTACGAAATTAACGATTTCTTCCTTCTTCCGATCATGCGCAATAAATGCAATATTCAACATGCGGTTCCCCTCTCCTGCTGCCTAATAATCTAATCCATAATATGTTCAAATCCGTAAATTAAACCGCTGTATGTCATTACCTTCTTCACAGCCACGTTTACACCAGGCATATAGCCTGCGCGATCATAGGAATCATGACGAATTTTGAGCGTTTGTCCATGGCCGCCAAACACAACCTCTTGTTGAGCAAATACACCAGGAAGCCTAACGCTATGTATACGGAATCCGTTGTAATAGCCGCCGCGCGCACCTTCAATGACTTCTTCCTCATTCGGGTTGCCCTGACGGAACTCTTTACGCACTTGTGAGATCAACTCCGCTGTTTTTATGGAAGTGCCCGAAGGTGCATCCAGCTTTTGATCTCCATGATATTCTATAATTTCAACATGAGGCAAATATTTTGATGCTTCTGCAGCGAACTTCATCATCAGAATCGCTCCGATGGAGAAGTTAGGGGCGATTAAACCGCCGATTCCTTTTTCGAGGCAAAGCTCGTCCAGCTCCACGATCTGTTCAGGCGTAAAACCCGTTGTCCCCATAATAGGACGTACTCCTAAATCAATTGCCGTCTTCGTATGGCCATATGCCATCTGAGGAATGGTGAAATCAACGAGTACATCGGCTTGAGCACCTTGAAGTGCTTCCTCAAGTGTTGCACTAACTATAACTCCAGTATTAGCTTTCCCTGCAAATATACCCGCATCTACAGGACCAGCAGATGGAGCGACGGCCGCCACCAATTGAAGCGACTCGTCCTCCAGCACCATTTTTACAACTTCGCGTCCCATTCTTC from Paenibacillus sp. FSL K6-3182 carries:
- a CDS encoding biotin--[acetyl-CoA-carboxylase] ligase, translating into MNQELLLQLFIDKPGEYVSGENISQELGVSRTAIWKHIRKLEAAGYQFEASRRLGYRLLSIPDMLSVVKLENQLQGNIFGQHIHYFETVESTQNLARAAAEEGALEGTLFVAEQQVKGRGRMGRGWISPRGKGIWMSMVLRPSVPIHFAPQLTLLTAVALCRSLKRLTGLPIGIKWPNDLLIEGKKISGILLESAAEDERLRYVIAGIGISVNLEEADYPAELLEKATSLRISGQQKWSREEVIADFLKEWEQLYFLYQEQGFSPIVTLWEALSVSLGKTVRLTTPQGELVGIPIGLEESGAIRIQLEDGSIKPVFSAEMGEPL
- a CDS encoding CCA tRNA nucleotidyltransferase, which translates into the protein MQLSLSTPIIAALPIIERLREHHFEAVFVGGAVRDTYLDIPIKDVDIATSARPEQVLELFERCIPTGLQHGTITVIQDNITYEVTTFRQESAYEDHRKPESVLYITELDGDLLRRDFTMNAMALYSDGTLYDPYGGIYDLQSKRLRSVGDPNARFQEDALRMLRAVRFIGVYRLTPSLRTWKAVIRYRELLNYIAMERVQVELDKMVAGTAPQRALHFVAASGLLFHLKESFHEETLLSLKEMGHGDQAQTIYSRLHELTAVDSRWAALAIGLHLSVEAAQQALQVLKFSNTRSKTISTIVAIHKEMLVVSTQTNERELHSSWLSLVIRYGKGICGEWIHVMRTLEKQELAFTAAFLRRLENWSDLLTVSSLKQLKVTGKDLTNHLQRDAGPWVSETLSKLLLLTALGEIENERNVLLEQASLER
- the panD gene encoding aspartate 1-decarboxylase — translated: MFRTMMKSKLHRATVTEANLNYVGSITIDEDLMDAANIWENEKVQIVNNNNGARFETYVITGERGSGVICLNGAAARQVQPGDQVIIISYAMMTDADAKVHKPIVTILDANNRPLTILNEELHATIL
- the panC gene encoding pantoate--beta-alanine ligase yields the protein MIICRTKAELKQQLTAVRKENKSIGFVPTMGYLHEGHASLMRQAHAENDTAVLSIFVNPLQFGPNEDLDRYPRDEKRDFALAEECGIDIVFIPSVQEMYPNKPLTMVIVNQVTDRLCGASRPGHFDGVGTVVSKLFHLVAPDRAYFGMKDAQQVAVIQQMVGDLNFPVEIVPSPIVREPDGLALSSRNVFLNAEQREQAVVLSKTLQQASDWMNEPDMTAERLEAKVKLQLVKASEAVIDYVELLHYPSLQVLDAKVLLNTIQQPLILALAVKFGATRLIDNRILQIAEVNQHVQNDDEIQVAPGNSNGSEPELCR
- a CDS encoding redox-sensing transcriptional repressor Rex — encoded protein: MKQTKISEAVVRRLPVYLQVLNEMLNREIQTISSQDLGTKLDLNPAQIRKDLAYFGEFGRKGVGYDVVYLIEKIRQILKVDQTIKVALVGAGNLGHALCNYNKYSKDNMQITAVFDVHPSKIGTSINNLIVMPMSELAATVAEQNIRIGIITVPAFEAQNVANQFVEAGIEGILNFAPAILRVPDEMRIHNADFTRELLSLAYYLAKEGETQDESDLD
- the bshA gene encoding N-acetyl-alpha-D-glucosaminyl L-malate synthase BshA, translated to MARKLKIGITCYPTLGGSGVVATELGKLLAERGHEIHFITHSIPFRLGHFNKNIFYHEVEVNDYYVFRYPPYDLALASKMAQVAKMQQLDLLHVHYAVPHAVCAYLAKQMNGDGLKTVTTLHGTDITVLAQDESLKALIRLAIHQSDAVTAVSRDLIQETRQLLDITTPIDLTYNFVDKRVYYPRDAVSLRADYAAPNEKILMHISNFRPVKRVGDVVEIFARVSEKVPSKLLLVGEGPELSKIQCRIRQLGLEDRVHFLGKQEDVAQVISMADVLLLPSEKESFGLVALEAMACGVPTIGSNAGGIPELVTHGETGFLSEIGDVEDMAKNTERLLTNEKLHEQFKQACMFRARNEFCNDVITTQYEQIYYRVLGIEADLPIAVCSDS
- the panB gene encoding 3-methyl-2-oxobutanoate hydroxymethyltransferase gives rise to the protein MRKRLTITKMKKMKQDRNAISVLTAYDYPSAKLAEEAGIDVILVGDSLGNVVLGYETTIPVTIDDIVYHTRSVARGAQQTFIVADMPFMTYGIGREATLRNAAKIMQEGGAQAVKLEGGVEIAADVSALVKAGIPVMGHIGLTPQSVHQLGGYKVQGKLDAEVEQLVKDAKALEEAGAFSIVLELVTEPIATMISEMLSIPIIGIGAGRGCDGQVLVYHDILQYSSPYFEKKFVKTYADIGTTIRNAIQSYVDDVKTGQFPEEEHVFNAQPAHIPSLYGGSSESSNLNITENKDLANKEVKLK
- the dinG gene encoding ATP-dependent DNA helicase DinG, translating into MKFAVLDLETTGHSSDDDILQVGLVIVSEELEIIDTYSSFVRPNIPIPAFITQLTGIDETVVADAPTLKEVIAGLVPLLDDAVLVAHNVGFDAGFLNQALARCGRRPFAGRRLDTIELLRILYPTINTYQLGAVSELFGIPHDQHHRADSDANATALLLIETVKKLRKLPLLTLQRLSTLVDDGSDLSWFIKHTGQQMEYSTVFESNEYDYFNQFALKVREWSDEQPPRSGGTSVLPLTDVSFDNYLAEVRQRFEQKFENYEEREAQVAMFQEVYSALNQNQHLLIEAGTGTGKSLGYLIPALYYGIQNGKKVVVSTHTINLQEQLRQRDLPLLEEILPFEFRASIFKGRGNYLCLRKFEGKINTKDLVSPIEDTVTAAQMVVWLGETETGDQEELNFGNKGAEFWSTVASDTDSCLNRACPWFKRCFYHRAKHEANIADVTITNHSMLFTDVQADHRLLPSYTHLIIDEAHHVEEVAGKHLGMQINYFSLTQAVLRLYKDARSGLLPGLRQKLMYEDDAHQASWLETIDTVIPIFQEIKEHWDKLFEMFYSFTSTSSDGPTENGQSVCRLKKNELPAGWEDGVTVEGNIHTELNRVIRTVDKMVTDIKDRVDDSGVQAIITDLNGAVRDLSRLKDELRTFITLELADSVFWIEASSVYRYRSVQLYGVPVDVSAQLQKYFFDVKESIVLTSATLSVQKSFQYAEEQLGLTGYEQQGRLKTVQLPSPFNYREQALVVIPRNFPVLKGAAVDDTYLDMLVKSLSDAAKETKGRMLVLFTSYRMLRQVYEPLKELLSVAGIQVLGQGIDSGNRTKLTRRFRQTPESVLLGTSSFWEGVDIPGEALICLAIVRLPFQPPNHPLVEAKAEMLQRQKQNPFMKLSIPQAVIRFKQGFGRLVRTSQDKGIVIIYDTRVIDTYYGKHFLYSLPGPKIETMHMDQMVVRMREWLTDENAALPQENKAVSSEEEEKR